The following are encoded together in the Pseudoalteromonas piscicida genome:
- the gspD gene encoding type II secretion system secretin GspD — protein sequence MGKKLHLTKTKKGLAKYATLLIAAGISLSVSAVEYAANFKGTDINEFINIVSDKLNKTIIIDPNVRGNINVRSYELMDEKLYYQFFLNVLEVYGYSVIEMDSGVLKVVRSSDGKKSNVPLVSGEELGNGDVMVTRVVRVKNVSVQELGPLIRQFSDQKDGGHVTNLNSANVMMLTGHASSVNRLVDIIKTVDQAGDKRVDIVKLKHATAEDVVKVVEKIFQDSGKGGVPDFLIPKIVSDTRTNSVIVSGESQARSRAAELIKRLDDELQSQGNTQVFYLNYAKAEDLVKVLQGVSKSIEEEQAAGQQARTRSSSKNETSIEAHEDSNSLVITAQPDTMRSLTQVIKKLDIRRAQVLVEAIVVEVSEADGINLGLQWISEKGGMLQFNDGNTVPIGSLAVAAQQARDREIKGTIVGTDDNDVSNTTTTERGDYSGLAGLLKNINGLAAGIVKNDWGAIIQAVTTDTNSNILATPSVTTMDNEEASMIVGEEVPIVTGSTANDNNSNPFQTVDRQEVGIKLKVTPQINDGTAVQLTIEQEVSSVKGATSVDIRVAKRAINTTVIADDGGMVILGGLIDETVQESVSKVPLLGDIPILGHLFRSTGTKKEKRNLLVFIRPTIVRDSRSMNDISHSKYNFIRGEQYKQREDGIELMPFEDTPILPKWDDKLTLPPTYEEFLKEQNRKEREND from the coding sequence ATGGGTAAAAAGCTACACCTCACAAAAACCAAAAAAGGGTTAGCTAAGTATGCAACGCTCTTGATTGCTGCTGGTATTTCACTTTCTGTTTCTGCGGTTGAATATGCCGCGAACTTCAAAGGTACCGATATTAATGAATTCATTAATATCGTTAGTGATAAGCTGAATAAAACTATCATCATAGACCCTAACGTGCGCGGTAATATCAATGTTCGCAGTTATGAGCTGATGGATGAAAAGCTGTATTATCAGTTCTTTTTAAACGTGCTTGAAGTATATGGTTATTCAGTTATTGAAATGGATAGCGGTGTGCTTAAGGTAGTTCGTAGTTCTGATGGTAAAAAGTCGAACGTGCCTTTGGTATCTGGTGAAGAGCTAGGAAATGGTGACGTAATGGTAACACGCGTTGTACGGGTGAAGAACGTTAGCGTGCAAGAGCTTGGTCCACTTATTCGTCAATTCAGTGACCAAAAAGATGGTGGTCACGTAACCAATCTAAATTCAGCAAACGTGATGATGCTAACCGGCCATGCGTCCTCGGTGAATCGTCTTGTTGATATTATCAAAACGGTTGACCAAGCAGGCGATAAGCGTGTTGATATCGTTAAGCTGAAGCATGCCACTGCTGAAGATGTTGTTAAAGTCGTTGAAAAGATTTTCCAAGACTCAGGGAAAGGTGGTGTACCAGACTTCCTTATTCCGAAAATTGTGTCAGATACCCGCACTAACAGCGTCATTGTTAGTGGCGAGTCACAGGCACGTAGCCGCGCGGCTGAACTCATCAAGCGTTTAGATGATGAACTACAATCGCAAGGCAATACTCAGGTTTTCTATCTAAATTACGCAAAAGCGGAAGATCTGGTTAAGGTTCTTCAAGGCGTGAGTAAATCGATTGAAGAAGAACAAGCCGCAGGTCAGCAAGCAAGAACTCGCAGTAGTAGCAAAAATGAAACCAGTATTGAGGCGCACGAAGACTCAAACTCGCTGGTGATTACCGCACAACCAGACACGATGCGATCTTTAACTCAGGTGATTAAAAAGTTAGATATTCGTCGAGCTCAAGTATTGGTTGAAGCAATCGTTGTTGAGGTTTCTGAAGCCGATGGTATTAACCTTGGCTTACAGTGGATCTCTGAAAAAGGCGGGATGCTGCAGTTTAATGATGGCAACACCGTTCCGATCGGTTCACTAGCTGTTGCAGCACAACAAGCACGTGATAGAGAGATTAAAGGGACAATCGTTGGAACAGATGATAATGATGTATCTAATACCACGACTACCGAGCGTGGAGACTATAGCGGTTTGGCGGGCCTACTGAAAAATATCAATGGTCTGGCGGCTGGTATTGTGAAGAATGACTGGGGTGCAATCATTCAAGCGGTAACCACGGATACCAACTCAAATATTCTAGCTACGCCGTCGGTTACGACTATGGATAACGAAGAAGCGTCCATGATCGTCGGTGAAGAAGTGCCAATCGTCACCGGTTCTACTGCAAACGACAATAATTCAAACCCTTTCCAAACCGTAGACCGTCAAGAAGTGGGTATCAAATTAAAAGTAACCCCTCAGATTAACGACGGCACTGCGGTTCAACTGACGATTGAACAAGAAGTATCCAGTGTTAAAGGTGCAACGTCGGTGGATATTCGAGTGGCTAAACGTGCTATCAATACCACAGTTATCGCTGATGATGGTGGCATGGTTATCTTAGGTGGTCTGATTGATGAAACCGTTCAAGAAAGTGTTTCTAAAGTACCGCTATTAGGTGACATTCCAATATTAGGTCACCTATTTAGATCAACAGGGACTAAAAAGGAAAAACGTAACTTATTAGTATTCATTCGTCCGACTATTGTACGTGATAGCCGCAGTATGAACGACATTAGCCATTCAAAATATAACTTTATTCGTGGTGAGCAGTATAAGCAAAGAGAGGATGGCATCGAGTTAATGCCGTTTGAAGACACGCCAATCCTTCCTAAGTGGGATGACAAGCTTACTTTGCCACCGACGTATGAAGAGTTCTTGAAAGAGCAAAATAGAAAAGAGCGTGAAAATGATTGA
- the gspE gene encoding type II secretion system ATPase GspE, which yields MIEEVAEMPHVPAITLRLPFSFARRKGVLLSPDGDQAKLFHKGTLDLETLMEVRRVAGKTLHLEALDEDRFEHMLEASYQRDSSETQQMMEDIGNEMDLFSLAEELPQTEDLLAADDDAPIIKLINAMLSEAIKEGASDIHIETFEQELVIRFRVDGVLKEVLKPNRKLSSLLVSRIKVMAKLDIAEKRVPQDGRISLRIAGRAVDVRVSTMPSSFGERVVLRLLDKNNARLNLEDLGMTQANRDAFAELIAKPHGIILVTGPTGSGKSTTLYAGMTQINSKDRNILTVEDPIEYEIPGIGQTQVNPKVDMTFARGLRAILRQDPDVVMVGEIRDLETAQIGVQASLTGHLVLSTLHTNTAAGAITRMEDMGVEPFLLSSSLLGVLSQRLVRTLCPKCKEAHVADERECELLGVAKDSGTQIFRAVGCEECNFNGYKGRTGIHELLIVDEPIRELIHNGKGEQAVEKYIRKRTPSIRQDGCSRVLAGQTTLEEVMRVTREEG from the coding sequence ATGATCGAAGAAGTGGCTGAAATGCCACACGTACCTGCTATTACATTGCGTTTGCCATTTTCGTTTGCACGTCGAAAAGGGGTGTTACTCAGTCCAGATGGCGATCAGGCTAAGCTCTTTCATAAAGGCACGCTTGATCTTGAAACGCTGATGGAAGTACGCCGCGTTGCAGGTAAAACATTACATCTTGAGGCGCTAGATGAAGACCGCTTTGAGCATATGCTTGAAGCGTCTTATCAAAGAGACAGCTCTGAAACACAACAGATGATGGAAGATATCGGCAACGAGATGGATTTGTTCTCGCTTGCTGAAGAATTGCCACAAACCGAAGACCTGCTAGCTGCGGATGATGATGCGCCTATCATCAAGCTCATTAACGCCATGTTAAGTGAAGCGATAAAAGAAGGTGCATCGGATATCCATATCGAAACTTTTGAGCAAGAACTGGTTATTCGCTTTAGGGTTGATGGTGTACTGAAAGAAGTATTGAAGCCAAACCGTAAGTTGTCTTCATTATTAGTGTCTCGTATCAAAGTAATGGCTAAACTCGACATCGCAGAAAAACGTGTACCGCAAGATGGCCGTATCAGTTTGCGGATCGCAGGACGAGCCGTGGATGTGCGTGTATCAACGATGCCATCAAGCTTTGGTGAGAGAGTGGTGCTACGTCTACTAGACAAAAATAACGCGAGATTAAACCTTGAAGATTTGGGCATGACTCAAGCAAACCGCGATGCGTTTGCAGAGCTCATTGCTAAGCCTCACGGTATCATATTGGTTACCGGTCCAACAGGTTCGGGCAAGAGTACAACCTTGTATGCGGGCATGACACAAATCAACTCTAAGGACCGCAATATCTTAACGGTTGAAGATCCGATTGAATATGAGATCCCGGGCATTGGTCAAACGCAAGTAAATCCAAAAGTGGATATGACATTCGCTCGAGGCTTACGTGCAATTCTACGTCAAGATCCTGATGTGGTGATGGTAGGTGAAATCCGAGATTTGGAGACCGCGCAAATTGGTGTCCAAGCGTCTTTGACTGGCCACTTGGTATTATCCACACTGCACACTAACACCGCAGCAGGTGCTATCACTCGTATGGAAGATATGGGGGTTGAGCCATTCCTTTTAAGTTCATCTCTACTTGGTGTACTTTCACAACGACTGGTAAGAACGCTTTGTCCTAAATGCAAAGAAGCGCATGTAGCTGATGAGAGAGAGTGTGAGCTGCTGGGGGTTGCCAAAGACAGTGGCACGCAAATCTTCCGCGCGGTTGGGTGTGAAGAATGTAATTTTAATGGCTATAAAGGCCGTACAGGTATTCATGAGCTTCTCATTGTTGATGAGCCTATCCGTGAACTTATTCATAATGGTAAGGGTGAGCAAGCGGTAGAGAAATATATTCGTAAGCGTACGCCAAGCATCCGACAAGATGGCTGTTCGCGAGTACTTGCTGGTCAAACAACCTTAGAAGAAGTAATGCGTGTAACGCGTGAGGAAGGCTAA
- the gspF gene encoding type II secretion system inner membrane protein GspF: MAAFEYRALDGKGKEKKGILEADTAKQVRQMLREKAMMPLEVLPAAEKDKNQSSGGFTLFKGYRPSVSDLALITRQLATLIQSSLPVEAAVMAVAEQCEKPRLKRMLMAVRSKVVEGYTLADGMSEFPHVFDHLYRSMVAAGEKSGHLDEVLNRLADYTEQRQHMRSQITQAMVYPIILVIFAIAIVSILLGTVVPKILKTFEKSKQALPWTTEWVMAASNFVQNYWMITLAVVVIGTYAIKKALQKPKVRFWYDSKLLSLPGLGKVTRSVNTARFARTLSILSSSSVPLLEGMKISGQVLENEKIKASVAEAATRVSEGASLRASLQQTKMFPPMMLHMIASGEKSGELEQMLERAANNQEREFESMVNVSLKLLEPAMIATMAIIVLFIVMAILQPIMAMNKAVGL; encoded by the coding sequence ATGGCAGCGTTTGAATACCGCGCCTTAGATGGTAAAGGCAAAGAGAAGAAAGGAATTTTAGAGGCGGATACGGCGAAGCAAGTTAGGCAAATGCTGAGAGAAAAAGCCATGATGCCACTTGAGGTTTTGCCTGCTGCTGAGAAAGATAAAAACCAAAGTAGTGGTGGTTTTACGCTTTTTAAAGGCTACCGTCCCTCGGTATCAGACCTTGCCTTGATCACGCGCCAGTTGGCGACCTTGATCCAATCTTCTTTACCTGTTGAAGCTGCGGTGATGGCTGTAGCTGAGCAATGTGAAAAGCCAAGATTAAAGCGTATGCTGATGGCGGTAAGATCAAAAGTCGTTGAAGGTTACACACTGGCAGATGGTATGTCGGAGTTTCCTCACGTATTTGATCACTTGTACCGCTCAATGGTTGCTGCTGGAGAAAAGTCAGGGCACTTAGATGAAGTACTAAATCGCTTGGCCGATTACACTGAGCAGCGTCAACATATGCGTAGCCAAATTACGCAAGCGATGGTGTATCCCATTATTTTGGTCATCTTTGCTATCGCGATTGTTTCCATTCTATTGGGGACGGTAGTACCAAAGATCTTGAAGACCTTTGAGAAATCCAAGCAAGCACTGCCTTGGACAACTGAGTGGGTTATGGCTGCCAGTAATTTTGTACAAAACTACTGGATGATTACGTTGGCAGTGGTTGTCATTGGCACCTACGCGATTAAAAAAGCATTACAAAAACCTAAGGTCCGCTTTTGGTACGATAGCAAGCTGCTGAGTTTACCGGGTCTTGGAAAGGTAACTCGCAGTGTGAATACTGCACGATTTGCGCGTACCTTAAGTATTCTCTCATCGAGTTCTGTTCCGCTACTTGAGGGTATGAAAATATCAGGCCAAGTACTTGAGAACGAAAAAATCAAAGCCTCCGTTGCAGAAGCGGCGACTCGGGTGAGTGAAGGTGCAAGCCTTAGAGCGTCGTTGCAACAGACCAAAATGTTCCCACCTATGATGCTGCACATGATTGCCAGCGGTGAAAAGTCGGGTGAATTAGAACAGATGCTTGAGCGTGCAGCGAATAACCAAGAAAGAGAATTTGAAAGTATGGTAAATGTCTCGCTGAAGTTGCTAGAACCTGCGATGATAGCGACGATGGCAATTATTGTACTGTTTATAGTTATGGCGATTCTTCAGCCCATTATGGCGATGAACAAAGCCGTAGGATTGTAG
- the gspG gene encoding type II secretion system major pseudopilin GspG, protein MKKQSGFSLLEVMVVLVIIGMILSIVAPNVMGQQEEAAKEKARLDIRQIEDAMKMYKLKNKRYPTTEQGLEALVTQTNIDPVPKRFPEGGFISKLPEDPWGNPYQLVSPGEMSQIDIFSMGPDGEVGTDDDIGNWDTEDER, encoded by the coding sequence GTGAAAAAACAATCAGGTTTCTCACTACTAGAAGTGATGGTGGTACTTGTTATCATCGGTATGATCTTATCTATCGTTGCACCTAACGTGATGGGTCAACAAGAAGAAGCTGCAAAAGAAAAGGCACGTCTAGATATTCGTCAAATTGAAGACGCAATGAAGATGTACAAGTTAAAAAACAAACGTTACCCAACCACAGAGCAAGGCTTGGAAGCGTTGGTAACGCAAACCAATATTGACCCGGTACCAAAACGTTTCCCTGAAGGTGGCTTTATTTCTAAGCTTCCAGAAGATCCATGGGGCAATCCTTACCAATTAGTCAGCCCAGGCGAAATGAGCCAAATCGATATCTTTTCAATGGGTCCGGATGGCGAAGTTGGAACTGATGATGATATCGGTAACTGGGATACGGAAGACGAACGTTAA
- a CDS encoding prepilin-type N-terminal cleavage/methylation domain-containing protein produces MLAPLHKPALAKVKGFSLLEVLIVLVIIAFSVNLITYTVSDSDEEELETMAMRVQGTINLASEFAVLNQVELGFHLDKGVIEFLVFDGEKWRTFEADDIYKPIELPEQYKVELILEDLPWSQDNLLEQANWRELMSGGDDDNLLELKKLKIPQVLILSSGEVSAFRLSVENKELQEPIFFVEGEFMAPVGLKREPEE; encoded by the coding sequence ATGTTAGCACCTCTGCATAAACCGGCATTAGCTAAGGTAAAGGGCTTCAGTTTACTTGAAGTCCTTATTGTCTTGGTGATCATTGCTTTTTCAGTAAACCTCATTACTTACACCGTCAGTGACAGTGATGAGGAAGAGCTGGAAACCATGGCTATGCGTGTGCAGGGGACGATTAATCTTGCATCAGAATTTGCAGTACTAAATCAGGTTGAACTTGGTTTTCACTTAGATAAAGGTGTGATTGAGTTTTTGGTTTTTGACGGTGAGAAGTGGCGAACTTTCGAAGCGGACGATATCTACAAACCAATTGAACTGCCAGAGCAGTACAAAGTGGAATTGATCTTAGAAGATCTGCCGTGGTCTCAAGATAACTTACTGGAGCAAGCAAATTGGCGAGAGTTGATGAGTGGCGGTGACGACGACAATTTACTTGAACTTAAAAAGCTCAAGATCCCGCAAGTACTTATTTTATCTTCCGGTGAAGTCAGCGCATTTAGATTAAGTGTGGAAAATAAAGAGCTGCAGGAGCCAATATTTTTTGTCGAAGGCGAATTTATGGCGCCGGTGGGGCTGAAGCGGGAACCTGAAGAATGA
- the gspI gene encoding type II secretion system minor pseudopilin GspI encodes MSAKKSLGFTLLEVMVALSICAVAGIAAMQATSEHINHISSLEEQTYASWVAENRLVFLRAQGDDWHGKNGNKGEEEMAGVTWYWQQHIQQTADPSFVKLTVHVFREPELKNSVYDITTFMYRSK; translated from the coding sequence ATGAGCGCTAAAAAAAGCTTAGGCTTTACCTTACTTGAAGTCATGGTTGCGCTAAGTATTTGTGCTGTCGCTGGTATTGCTGCAATGCAAGCAACAAGCGAACATATAAATCATATCAGCTCGCTTGAAGAGCAGACCTATGCGTCGTGGGTGGCAGAAAATCGCTTGGTATTTTTGCGCGCGCAAGGCGATGACTGGCATGGGAAGAATGGTAACAAAGGCGAAGAGGAAATGGCCGGGGTCACTTGGTATTGGCAACAGCATATCCAACAAACGGCAGATCCTAGCTTTGTAAAGCTCACCGTGCACGTTTTCCGCGAGCCTGAACTCAAAAACTCAGTGTATGACATCACCACTTTTATGTACCGGAGTAAGTAG
- the gspJ gene encoding type II secretion system minor pseudopilin GspJ, with amino-acid sequence MTVHTPQRGFTLIEVLLALAILAVVVTATHQILDSTLKAQAASAEKIAEIEGLQTTFRLMDQDFNQITKREVRNEAGDFSPTYIIHGRYELESQYDGIAFVRDGWTNPISLLPRSELQAVGYRVIDDKLERIYRVYVDQLDGTEPRAQVILEDVEELKFEFLDDKLKWQADWKSKSLPKAVKVTLQRKDSDPISRLFLTPGSGVADDKGQQP; translated from the coding sequence GTGACAGTGCATACACCACAGCGTGGTTTCACGCTAATAGAAGTATTGTTAGCACTGGCTATTTTAGCGGTAGTGGTGACAGCGACTCATCAAATTTTAGATTCAACGTTGAAGGCCCAAGCGGCTTCAGCGGAAAAAATTGCCGAAATTGAAGGTCTACAAACGACTTTCCGCTTGATGGATCAGGATTTTAATCAGATCACTAAGCGAGAAGTCAGAAATGAAGCAGGGGATTTTAGCCCAACTTATATCATCCATGGCCGTTATGAGCTTGAGAGCCAATATGATGGTATCGCTTTTGTTCGTGATGGTTGGACTAACCCTATTAGTTTATTGCCACGTTCTGAACTGCAGGCCGTGGGCTATCGGGTTATCGATGACAAGCTTGAGCGTATTTATCGAGTATATGTTGACCAGCTTGATGGAACAGAGCCCCGCGCGCAGGTCATCTTGGAAGATGTAGAAGAGTTAAAGTTTGAATTTTTGGATGACAAACTAAAATGGCAAGCTGATTGGAAGTCTAAATCGTTACCTAAAGCGGTTAAAGTGACGTTGCAAAGAAAAGACTCGGATCCAATAAGCCGTTTATTTTTAACGCCAGGCAGTGGTGTCGCTGATGATAAGGGGCAACAGCCATGA
- the gspK gene encoding type II secretion system minor pseudopilin GspK, whose product MKQQGAALVIVLFIVALAATIAAEMASSLMVQVQKASNIQTQQQAKWYSYGAEELVKRALIQAKKDDPDTVNLDQPWAREEVPYPVDHGTLSGKVTDLQACLNLNALRAKSQTNGNNQGGQQIGGKNTNPAHAALLELLKNIEDLPSNESEEALADSVYDWLDEDSITYRSGAEEDEYMSNQTPYLTANNLMASVSELRVIKGFNPLVMEKIKPYVCVIPGSEELAVNVNTILPEQALLLSALIPGLSKSGAEAIISARPKKGFTDINEFYTEVANQGVKNPNKTSKIFTINSNYFQLRATAVFDERRFSLTSIIETKDGKAYVLARKFGGVE is encoded by the coding sequence ATGAAGCAGCAAGGTGCAGCACTTGTCATCGTACTTTTCATCGTTGCATTGGCAGCGACAATTGCCGCTGAAATGGCGAGTAGTTTAATGGTGCAGGTACAAAAGGCCTCGAATATTCAAACTCAGCAGCAAGCCAAATGGTATAGCTATGGTGCTGAGGAGTTAGTGAAAAGAGCGTTGATCCAAGCGAAGAAAGATGACCCTGATACCGTAAATCTAGACCAGCCTTGGGCGCGTGAAGAAGTGCCTTACCCTGTTGACCATGGTACGTTGAGCGGTAAAGTGACAGACTTACAGGCATGCCTAAACCTGAATGCCTTGAGAGCAAAGTCACAAACAAATGGAAATAACCAAGGTGGTCAGCAGATTGGTGGAAAGAATACAAACCCAGCCCATGCTGCGTTATTGGAACTTTTGAAGAATATTGAGGATTTGCCGAGTAACGAAAGCGAGGAGGCCCTTGCTGATAGTGTATACGATTGGCTTGATGAAGATAGCATTACTTACCGCTCTGGGGCAGAAGAAGACGAGTATATGTCTAATCAGACGCCTTACTTAACGGCTAATAATTTGATGGCGTCTGTTAGTGAGCTACGCGTGATTAAGGGCTTTAACCCGCTAGTGATGGAAAAGATTAAGCCTTATGTTTGCGTGATCCCAGGAAGTGAGGAGCTCGCGGTAAACGTCAATACGATATTGCCAGAGCAAGCGCTTTTACTCAGTGCACTTATACCTGGATTATCGAAATCAGGCGCTGAAGCTATTATTTCTGCGAGACCAAAAAAAGGTTTTACAGATATCAATGAATTTTACACGGAAGTCGCGAATCAAGGGGTCAAAAACCCTAACAAGACTTCCAAAATTTTTACGATTAACAGCAATTATTTTCAGTTGCGAGCAACAGCTGTGTTTGATGAGCGACGCTTTTCTCTCACATCAATTATAGAAACAAAAGATGGTAAAGCGTACGTGCTTGCTCGTAAATTTGGAGGCGTAGAGTGA